In one Bradyrhizobium sp. 4 genomic region, the following are encoded:
- a CDS encoding GntR family transcriptional regulator, whose translation MIPLDPLPNLIDQVYARILEAISDRTLQPGQRIRQNELADRLGVSRQPVSHALHLLHRQGLVAESGRRGFEVTQLDPARIRQLYEVRGAIDALAARLAGERAASDAAGRARLEAALAAGRGIDGKTTLAELIALDVEFHRAIYRLAGNPVIEETITSQWPHMRRSMATVLSELDYRGSAWAEHADIAGHIFAGDAKAAERAALAHAQTAGRMTEERLRATEEAAA comes from the coding sequence GTGATCCCTCTCGACCCGCTTCCGAACTTGATCGACCAGGTCTATGCGCGGATCCTGGAGGCGATCTCCGATCGCACGCTGCAGCCGGGCCAGCGCATCCGCCAGAACGAGCTCGCCGACAGGCTCGGGGTGTCGCGCCAGCCGGTGTCGCATGCGCTGCACCTGTTGCACCGGCAGGGACTGGTCGCCGAAAGCGGCCGGCGCGGCTTTGAAGTCACCCAGCTCGATCCCGCACGCATCCGCCAGCTCTACGAGGTGCGCGGCGCGATCGATGCGCTGGCGGCACGGCTTGCAGGGGAGCGCGCGGCAAGCGATGCGGCGGGACGCGCGCGGCTGGAGGCGGCGCTCGCCGCCGGGCGCGGGATCGATGGCAAGACCACGCTCGCCGAGCTGATCGCGCTCGACGTCGAGTTTCATCGCGCGATCTATCGGCTCGCCGGCAATCCCGTGATCGAAGAGACGATTACATCGCAATGGCCGCATATGCGCCGCTCGATGGCGACGGTGCTGTCCGAGCTCGATTATCGCGGCAGTGCCTGGGCCGAGCATGCCGACATTGCCGGACACATTTTCGCAGGCGATGCGAAGGCGGCCGAACGTGCGGCGCTTGCGCACGCGCAGACGGCTGGACGGATGACCGAGGAGAGATTGAGGGCGACGGAAGAGGCGGCGGCGTAG
- a CDS encoding phytanoyl-CoA dioxygenase family protein, with amino-acid sequence MKLSQEQLEFFHREGWLFLPELFSPEEVDLLAREAVAIYDANRPEVWREKSGAPRTAFAAHLYNEAFGILGAHPRMIDPVEQLFGEQVYMHQFKINAKSAFTGDVWQWHQDYGTWKRDDGMPEPRAMNIAIFLDEVMPINGPLMLVPQSQNAGDLKASHDLATTSYPLWTLDEETVTRLVKQGGIVAPTGKPGGMLMFHGNLVHGSAGNITPYPRKIVYLTLNAVSNYIRTPTRPEYIAHRDFAPIKTVKDDALVRLARAPRQAAE; translated from the coding sequence ATGAAACTGTCCCAGGAGCAATTGGAGTTCTTCCACCGCGAGGGCTGGCTGTTCCTGCCCGAATTGTTCAGCCCGGAGGAGGTCGATCTTCTCGCGCGCGAGGCGGTCGCCATCTATGACGCAAACCGGCCGGAAGTCTGGCGCGAGAAGAGCGGCGCGCCGCGCACCGCCTTTGCCGCGCATCTCTACAACGAGGCCTTCGGCATCCTCGGCGCGCATCCGCGCATGATCGACCCGGTCGAGCAGCTGTTCGGCGAGCAGGTCTACATGCACCAGTTCAAGATCAACGCAAAATCCGCCTTCACCGGCGACGTCTGGCAATGGCACCAGGATTACGGCACCTGGAAGCGCGACGACGGCATGCCGGAGCCGCGCGCGATGAACATCGCGATCTTCCTCGACGAGGTGATGCCGATCAACGGCCCGCTGATGCTGGTGCCGCAGAGCCAGAACGCCGGCGACCTCAAGGCCTCGCACGACCTTGCGACGACCTCCTATCCGCTGTGGACGCTGGACGAGGAGACCGTGACGCGCCTCGTCAAGCAGGGCGGCATCGTGGCGCCGACCGGCAAGCCGGGCGGCATGCTGATGTTCCACGGCAATCTCGTGCATGGCTCGGCGGGCAACATCACGCCCTACCCGCGCAAGATCGTGTACCTGACGCTGAACGCGGTTTCGAATTACATCCGCACCCCGACGCGGCCGGAGTACATCGCGCATCGCGATTTTGCGCCGATCAAGACGGTGAAGGACGACGCGCTGGTCCGGCTCGCCCGTGCGCCGCGGCAGGCGGCGGAGTAG
- a CDS encoding Gfo/Idh/MocA family oxidoreductase, with protein sequence MNLFRLLQARASAGKPVRVALIGAGKFGSMFLAQVPHTPGLEVPIIIDIDRDRAREACRTVGWNAARIAATVFTDDGARAIAGGAMDVVVEATGNPAVGIKHARAAIAAGKHIVMVNVEADVLAGPLLAEEARKAGVVYSLAYGDQPALTAEMVDWARATGFHVVAAGKGTKYLPAYHDVTPDSVWQHYGLSAGEAQSAGMNPQMFNSFLDGTKSAIEMAAIANACGLDVPAEGLLFPPCGVDDLPHIMRPRSKGGVLERSGVVEVVSSLERDGRPVFRDLRWGVYVVLEAPNDYAADCFRQYGLKTDGSGRYAAMYKPYHLIGLELNISVLSAALRGEPTGQPHGFRGDVAAVAKRNLRAGEMLDGEGGYTVWGKLVPAAASLKAGALPIGLAHRLKLKHDVGHGEIVRWSDVEFDADNETVKTRKAMEAAFASADQAARS encoded by the coding sequence ATGAACCTCTTCCGCCTCCTCCAGGCCCGCGCTTCCGCCGGCAAACCCGTCCGTGTGGCGCTGATCGGCGCCGGTAAATTCGGCTCGATGTTCCTGGCGCAGGTGCCCCACACGCCGGGACTGGAGGTGCCCATCATCATCGACATCGATCGCGACCGCGCGCGCGAGGCCTGCCGCACCGTGGGATGGAACGCGGCGCGGATCGCCGCCACTGTTTTCACCGACGACGGCGCGCGCGCCATTGCCGGCGGCGCGATGGACGTGGTGGTGGAGGCGACCGGCAATCCGGCCGTCGGCATCAAGCACGCCCGCGCGGCGATCGCGGCCGGCAAGCATATCGTGATGGTCAATGTCGAGGCCGATGTGCTGGCGGGTCCGCTGCTCGCCGAGGAAGCCCGCAAGGCCGGCGTGGTCTATTCGCTCGCCTATGGCGACCAGCCGGCGCTGACCGCGGAGATGGTGGATTGGGCTCGCGCCACCGGTTTTCACGTGGTCGCCGCCGGCAAAGGCACGAAATATCTGCCGGCCTATCACGACGTGACGCCTGACAGCGTCTGGCAGCATTACGGGTTGTCCGCGGGCGAGGCGCAATCGGCCGGGATGAATCCCCAGATGTTCAACTCCTTCCTCGACGGCACCAAATCGGCGATCGAGATGGCCGCGATTGCGAACGCCTGCGGACTAGACGTGCCTGCGGAGGGCCTGCTGTTTCCACCCTGCGGCGTCGACGACCTCCCGCATATCATGCGGCCGCGCAGCAAGGGCGGCGTGCTGGAGCGATCGGGCGTCGTGGAAGTGGTCTCCTCGCTTGAGCGCGACGGAAGGCCGGTGTTTCGCGATCTGCGCTGGGGCGTTTACGTCGTGCTCGAGGCGCCGAACGACTACGCGGCCGACTGCTTCAGGCAGTACGGCCTGAAGACCGACGGCAGCGGACGGTACGCGGCGATGTACAAGCCGTACCATCTGATCGGCCTCGAGCTGAACATCTCGGTCTTGTCGGCAGCCCTGCGGGGCGAGCCGACCGGGCAGCCCCATGGTTTCCGCGGCGACGTCGCCGCCGTGGCAAAACGCAATCTGCGCGCCGGCGAGATGCTGGACGGCGAAGGCGGCTACACGGTGTGGGGCAAGCTGGTGCCGGCGGCCGCGAGCCTCAAGGCCGGCGCGTTGCCGATCGGGCTGGCGCATCGGCTGAAGCTGAAGCACGACGTCGGCCATGGCGAGATCGTGCGCTGGAGCGATGTCGAGTTCGACGCAGACAACGAGACGGTGAAGACGCGGAAGGCAATGGAAGCGGCGTTCGCAAGCGCAGATCAGGCCGCGCGTTCATAA
- a CDS encoding prolyl oligopeptidase family serine peptidase, giving the protein MRCVILLSALYFFLELAVANAAGVKNFDIPADGAGPGIRLLVWTPCAETPRELDARGAIFLAVPGCAVTGEKLPLIVISHGRRGWFGGHHDTAAALADAGFVVAALNHPGDTWRDTSRTDSLSVLVERPADIKRLIDYMLDSWPDAARIDARRIGLYGFSFGGYTGLAVVGGNPDLRKGLPNCATSSLLACKQLESGEAPSQPVTSDPRVRAAVIVDPYPAFVFPEKDLKDVAVPVQLWSSDVAQNADGLSGCCAAAVKQRLPMLDYHFVTNAKHFSFLATCSPKEVQGNPTACTDAPGFNRNDFHQQLHAEMIGYFRKHLGENQ; this is encoded by the coding sequence ATGCGTTGCGTTATTTTGTTGTCTGCTCTCTATTTCTTCCTTGAACTGGCGGTGGCGAACGCGGCGGGGGTCAAAAATTTTGACATTCCTGCTGACGGGGCGGGACCGGGGATCAGGCTGCTTGTTTGGACACCTTGTGCGGAGACCCCGCGAGAACTGGATGCCCGTGGCGCCATTTTCCTCGCAGTCCCCGGATGCGCAGTGACAGGCGAAAAGCTTCCCCTCATCGTGATATCGCACGGCAGGCGAGGATGGTTCGGCGGCCACCATGACACTGCGGCGGCCTTGGCCGACGCGGGCTTTGTCGTCGCTGCGCTCAATCATCCCGGTGACACTTGGCGCGACACTAGCCGTACCGATAGCCTTTCTGTGCTGGTGGAGCGGCCTGCGGACATTAAGCGGCTGATTGACTACATGCTCGATAGTTGGCCCGACGCGGCGCGCATCGACGCTCGGCGTATTGGTCTCTACGGATTTTCGTTTGGCGGCTATACGGGTCTTGCTGTCGTCGGTGGTAATCCCGATTTGCGAAAGGGCCTGCCCAATTGCGCGACGTCCAGCCTGTTGGCCTGTAAGCAGCTTGAGAGCGGTGAGGCACCCAGTCAGCCAGTCACGTCCGATCCGCGCGTGAGGGCCGCTGTCATCGTTGATCCATATCCGGCATTTGTGTTCCCAGAGAAGGACCTGAAGGATGTAGCGGTCCCGGTGCAGTTGTGGAGTTCCGACGTCGCCCAAAACGCTGACGGCCTGTCTGGATGCTGTGCGGCAGCGGTCAAACAACGGCTTCCGATGCTGGATTATCACTTCGTAACAAACGCCAAACACTTCTCTTTCCTTGCCACCTGCAGCCCGAAGGAAGTGCAGGGTAATCCGACGGCTTGCACCGATGCGCCGGGTTTCAACCGCAACGATTTTCATCAACAGCTTCACGCTGAGATGATTGGTTATTTCCGTAAGCACCTTGGTGAAAACCAGTAG
- a CDS encoding NAD-dependent epimerase/dehydratase family protein — translation MTGKKVVVAGASGLVGNAALRHFGLAGGCDVIALSRRKPRDLYGARHVPIDLTSAADCERAASELSSATHLIYAALYEAPQLVDGWRDPQQIKTNDLMLRNLMGALEPVAPRLRHVALLQGTKAYGVHVRPLAVPAREGRSEMYEQPNFYWAQENFLRDLQTGKSWHWSILRPVLIVGLAMGGAMDLIPPLGVYAAMLREQGRPLDYPGGAARVGQAVDVDLLARAIAWSGEAEAARNEAFNVTNGDVFTWENIWPAVADALEMKPGKPVPLSLAREFPSWVAPWDALRRKHDLASPALAEFVGLSFQYADYSLRYGQTESGPPSIVSTVKINRAGFTEMMDTEDMFRKWFRQAKQERLLP, via the coding sequence ATGACGGGCAAGAAAGTCGTGGTCGCCGGAGCGAGCGGTCTCGTCGGCAATGCCGCGTTGCGACACTTCGGCCTGGCGGGAGGGTGCGATGTGATTGCCCTGTCCCGGCGGAAGCCGCGCGACCTCTATGGTGCCCGTCATGTCCCGATCGACCTGACCAGTGCAGCGGATTGCGAGCGCGCCGCATCGGAACTGAGCAGCGCAACGCATCTGATCTACGCCGCGCTCTACGAGGCGCCGCAGCTCGTCGACGGCTGGCGCGACCCGCAGCAGATCAAGACCAACGATTTGATGCTGCGCAATTTGATGGGTGCGCTCGAGCCTGTGGCGCCCCGCCTCAGGCATGTCGCCCTGTTGCAAGGCACCAAGGCCTACGGCGTCCACGTTCGCCCCTTGGCTGTGCCGGCCCGCGAAGGCCGCTCCGAAATGTACGAGCAGCCCAACTTCTATTGGGCGCAGGAAAACTTCCTGCGCGACCTCCAGACCGGCAAGAGCTGGCATTGGAGCATTCTGCGGCCGGTGCTGATCGTCGGCCTCGCCATGGGCGGCGCCATGGATTTGATTCCGCCGCTCGGCGTCTATGCCGCGATGCTGCGCGAGCAGGGCAGACCGCTCGATTACCCCGGCGGCGCCGCGCGGGTGGGGCAGGCCGTCGACGTCGATCTCCTCGCCCGCGCCATCGCCTGGTCGGGAGAGGCCGAGGCCGCGCGCAACGAGGCCTTCAACGTGACCAATGGCGACGTCTTCACCTGGGAGAACATCTGGCCTGCGGTCGCCGATGCACTGGAGATGAAGCCAGGCAAGCCGGTCCCGCTGTCGCTCGCGAGGGAATTCCCGAGCTGGGTCGCTCCCTGGGACGCGTTGCGCCGCAAGCACGACCTTGCATCGCCGGCGCTGGCCGAATTCGTCGGCCTCTCGTTCCAATACGCCGACTACAGCCTGCGCTACGGCCAGACCGAATCCGGTCCGCCCTCGATCGTCTCGACCGTGAAGATCAACCGCGCCGGCTTCACCGAGATGATGGATACCGAGGATATGTTCCGGAAGTGGTTCAGGCAGGCGAAGCAAGAGCGGCTGCTGCCTTGA
- a CDS encoding ABC transporter substrate-binding protein, producing the protein MERRKFLTAGGLGLAASAVAAPAIAQSMPEIKWRYAASWPKALDTLYGGCEYFAKRVAEITDNRFQIQAFAAGEIVPGLQVLDAVANGTVEMGNTALYYYWGKNPAFTFGTSLPFGLNTRQHISWLQWGGGQDLINNLLKEYNSIGIPTGSTGAQMGGWFRKEIKSIDDLKGLKFRVGGFAGTIIAKVGGVPQQIAAGDIYPALEKGTLDAAEWVGPYDDEKLGFVKVAKYYYYPGWWEGTGQGHNIINLDKWNTLPKHYQAAVDAASRDTFTWVTGKYDYVNPPALKRLLVAGAILKPFPQEVLESCYGAANEIYADLAKTNPHFGKMYASLTAFRSESLAWMQVAELSFDSFMMRMRTRT; encoded by the coding sequence ATGGAACGTCGTAAATTCCTGACGGCAGGCGGATTGGGCCTGGCCGCGAGTGCCGTCGCTGCGCCGGCGATCGCGCAGTCGATGCCCGAGATCAAATGGCGATATGCCGCGAGCTGGCCGAAGGCGCTCGATACGCTCTACGGCGGCTGCGAGTATTTCGCCAAGCGCGTCGCCGAGATCACCGACAATCGATTCCAGATCCAGGCATTCGCCGCCGGCGAGATCGTGCCGGGCCTGCAGGTGCTCGACGCCGTCGCCAACGGCACGGTCGAGATGGGCAACACCGCGCTGTATTATTATTGGGGCAAGAACCCCGCCTTCACGTTCGGCACGTCGCTGCCGTTCGGCTTGAACACGCGCCAGCACATTTCGTGGCTGCAGTGGGGCGGCGGCCAGGACCTGATCAACAATCTGCTGAAGGAATACAACTCCATCGGCATTCCGACCGGGTCAACCGGCGCGCAGATGGGCGGCTGGTTCCGGAAGGAGATCAAGTCGATCGACGATCTCAAGGGATTGAAATTCCGGGTCGGCGGCTTTGCCGGCACGATCATCGCCAAGGTCGGCGGCGTGCCGCAGCAGATCGCGGCGGGCGACATCTATCCCGCGCTGGAGAAGGGCACGCTCGATGCCGCCGAATGGGTCGGACCCTATGACGACGAGAAGCTCGGCTTCGTGAAGGTTGCGAAGTACTATTACTATCCGGGTTGGTGGGAAGGCACCGGCCAGGGTCACAACATCATCAATCTCGACAAGTGGAACACGCTGCCGAAGCACTACCAGGCCGCGGTCGATGCCGCGTCGCGCGATACCTTCACCTGGGTGACCGGCAAATACGACTACGTCAATCCGCCGGCGCTGAAGCGTCTGCTGGTGGCCGGCGCGATCCTAAAACCGTTCCCGCAGGAAGTTCTCGAAAGCTGCTACGGCGCGGCCAACGAGATCTACGCCGATCTCGCCAAGACCAATCCGCATTTCGGCAAGATGTATGCGAGCCTGACGGCTTTCCGCAGCGAATCGCTGGCCTGGATGCAGGTCGCCGAGCTGAGCTTCGACAGCTTCATGATGCGGATGCGGACGCGGACGTGA
- a CDS encoding M23 family metallopeptidase, with amino-acid sequence MNHRTSRGAYGRETGIIDLGHEPPLSVDGSEAAVIDRRRVSVQWFSGTILTGLCGAALIGGAVFASLDGEMTFAKVPERVEGALRGAFGAADRAATLHKSDRLPPPNESTASRNIVRVSTVARVGNRDVMRVRPFIRIAGNLSMTTSDLSAKIPPFNAQRLLTDVGSDPKAASEDPNNPEAVEPDAEVSFVTKDLSQVLPKAKISAVVALDDILMRVRDAANWRGNGGVRYAALSNAAADVSGATGPSDIRSAYATEVSPSDPYAGFETRVVPENVTLLPKTKEQITGGNPNGERVHVVKKGDSVAGVLRDLGATAEEIKAITATLGPRGRDGGLKEGEKLRILMAPASPGARLQPYRVVIANETMVEAIAALSDLGKYVAVDVSSMNTVADAAANANSDDDDDDDGTGVRLYQSIYETAMRNKVPMPVIDDMIKIYSYDVDFQRKVAPGDSFDVFYAGEDEGVTASEKNDVLFASLTLGGETKKYYRYQSPDDGVVDYYDETGKSAKKFLVRKPVNNAIMRSGFGGRRHPILGYVKMHTGVDWATSYGTPIFASGNGVIEKAGPEGGYGKYIRIKHNNGYETAYGHMSAFAKGMEPGKKVRQGQVIGFVGSTGASTGPHVHYEILVNGRFVDPLRVKLPRGRSLEGPMLAGFEKERDRLDGMMSGRAGAIARMSDATGGPLQVTNR; translated from the coding sequence TTGAACCACAGGACGTCACGCGGCGCTTACGGGCGTGAGACCGGGATCATCGATCTCGGCCACGAGCCGCCGCTGTCCGTCGATGGTTCCGAAGCCGCCGTCATCGATCGCCGCCGTGTCTCGGTGCAATGGTTCAGCGGGACAATCTTGACCGGACTCTGCGGCGCAGCCCTGATCGGCGGCGCCGTTTTCGCTTCGCTCGACGGCGAGATGACCTTCGCCAAGGTGCCGGAGCGCGTCGAAGGCGCGCTGCGCGGCGCATTCGGCGCAGCCGACCGCGCCGCCACGCTGCACAAGAGCGACCGCCTGCCGCCCCCGAACGAATCCACGGCCTCGCGCAACATCGTGCGCGTCTCGACCGTTGCCCGCGTCGGCAACCGCGACGTGATGCGGGTGCGCCCCTTCATCCGGATTGCCGGCAATCTGTCGATGACGACGAGCGACCTGTCGGCGAAGATCCCGCCATTCAACGCCCAGCGCCTTCTCACCGATGTCGGCTCCGATCCGAAGGCGGCATCCGAGGATCCCAACAATCCGGAAGCCGTCGAACCCGACGCCGAGGTCTCCTTCGTCACCAAGGACCTCTCCCAGGTGCTGCCGAAAGCCAAGATTTCCGCAGTGGTGGCGCTCGACGACATCCTGATGCGGGTCCGTGATGCCGCGAACTGGCGCGGCAATGGCGGGGTGCGCTACGCCGCACTCTCCAATGCTGCGGCCGACGTCTCCGGCGCGACCGGCCCGTCCGACATCAGAAGCGCCTACGCCACCGAAGTGTCGCCGTCCGATCCCTATGCCGGCTTCGAGACGCGCGTGGTGCCGGAAAACGTCACGCTGCTGCCGAAGACCAAGGAACAGATCACCGGCGGCAATCCCAACGGCGAACGCGTCCACGTGGTCAAGAAGGGCGACAGCGTCGCCGGCGTGCTGCGCGATCTCGGCGCCACGGCCGAGGAGATCAAGGCGATCACCGCGACGCTCGGGCCGCGCGGCCGCGACGGCGGTCTGAAGGAAGGCGAGAAGCTGCGCATCCTGATGGCGCCCGCAAGCCCCGGCGCCCGTCTGCAGCCCTACCGCGTCGTCATCGCCAACGAGACCATGGTCGAGGCGATCGCGGCGCTGTCCGATCTCGGCAAATACGTCGCGGTCGACGTTTCCAGCATGAATACCGTCGCCGACGCGGCGGCGAACGCCAACAGCGACGACGATGACGACGATGACGGCACGGGCGTGCGGCTCTACCAGAGCATCTACGAGACCGCGATGCGCAACAAAGTGCCGATGCCCGTCATCGACGACATGATCAAGATCTACTCCTACGACGTCGATTTCCAGCGCAAGGTGGCGCCGGGCGATTCATTCGACGTGTTCTACGCCGGCGAAGACGAAGGCGTGACGGCGAGCGAAAAGAACGACGTGCTGTTCGCTTCGCTCACGCTCGGCGGCGAGACCAAGAAATACTACCGCTACCAGAGCCCCGACGACGGCGTCGTCGACTACTATGACGAGACCGGCAAGAGCGCGAAGAAGTTCCTGGTGCGCAAGCCCGTCAACAACGCCATCATGCGCTCCGGCTTCGGCGGCCGCCGTCACCCCATCCTCGGCTACGTGAAGATGCATACCGGCGTCGACTGGGCGACCTCCTATGGCACGCCGATCTTCGCCTCCGGCAACGGCGTGATCGAGAAGGCCGGCCCCGAAGGCGGCTACGGTAAATACATCCGCATCAAGCATAACAACGGCTACGAGACCGCCTATGGCCATATGTCGGCCTTCGCCAAGGGCATGGAGCCCGGCAAGAAGGTGCGGCAGGGCCAGGTGATTGGCTTCGTCGGTTCGACCGGCGCGTCGACCGGCCCGCACGTCCACTACGAAATCCTGGTCAACGGCCGCTTCGTCGATCCGCTCCGTGTGAAACTGCCGCGCGGCCGCTCGCTGGAAGGCCCGATGCTGGCCGGCTTCGAGAAGGAGCGCGACCGGCTCGACGGCATGATGAGCGGCCGCGCCGGCGCCATCGCCCGGATGTCGGACGCAACCGGCGGTCCGTTGCAGGTCACCAACAGGTAA
- a CDS encoding SMP-30/gluconolactonase/LRE family protein, protein MKNRLACAAFVAAIVSATSVSAENWEVTKLVPGSAFHGVHGLAIDKAGHLFAGSVAGAALYEVDIAGGTAKVAIPAPVGMADDIAFAPDGTMAWTGFLAGDLYSRKGDGPIKKLASGLPGINSLAFRKDGRLYATTVFLGDTLYEIDVEGVKPPRQIMEKMGGLNGFEFGPDDKLYGPLWFKGQVARVDVDKAELTVVADGFKVPAAVNFDSKGNLWVVDTALGQLVRLDPNSGAKTMMAQLKPSLDNLAIDDKDRIYVSNMADNGIQEVDPATGQARQVIIGKLALPGGIGVTSENGKDTIHVADVFAYRTVDGATGEVTEKARMHAAGVTLEYPMSATAKGNDVVLSSWFTGTVQVIDGKTGATRDMLHGFKAPHDALVLADGSILVAELGTKSLVRVSGEHGKDRTTLIGGLEGPVGLVAGSRGEVYATEAFSGVVSMIESNGEKTVIAKDLKMPEGIARASDGKLIVAEVGAKRLIEIAPESGTITEIAANLPIGLSGAPGGLPTHIPTGVGIGESGTIYFSSDIENAIYKVTKK, encoded by the coding sequence ATGAAGAACAGGCTCGCCTGCGCAGCCTTCGTTGCTGCGATTGTCTCCGCCACCAGTGTTTCGGCCGAAAACTGGGAGGTCACCAAGCTCGTCCCCGGCTCGGCGTTCCACGGCGTGCACGGGCTTGCGATCGACAAGGCCGGCCATCTGTTTGCCGGCAGTGTCGCGGGCGCGGCGCTCTACGAGGTCGACATCGCCGGCGGTACCGCCAAGGTTGCAATCCCCGCTCCGGTCGGAATGGCCGACGACATCGCATTCGCGCCCGACGGCACCATGGCCTGGACCGGCTTCCTGGCCGGCGATCTCTACTCGCGCAAGGGCGACGGCCCGATCAAGAAGCTCGCTTCCGGCCTTCCCGGCATCAATTCGCTCGCCTTCCGCAAGGATGGCAGGCTGTACGCCACCACCGTCTTCCTCGGCGACACGCTCTATGAGATCGACGTCGAGGGCGTCAAACCACCGCGCCAGATCATGGAGAAGATGGGAGGCCTCAACGGCTTCGAGTTCGGTCCCGACGACAAGCTCTACGGTCCGCTCTGGTTCAAGGGGCAGGTCGCAAGGGTCGACGTCGACAAGGCCGAGCTGACCGTCGTCGCCGACGGCTTCAAGGTCCCGGCCGCGGTGAACTTCGATTCCAAGGGCAATCTCTGGGTGGTCGACACCGCCCTCGGCCAGCTCGTCCGCCTCGATCCGAACTCGGGCGCCAAGACCATGATGGCGCAATTGAAGCCGTCGCTGGACAATCTCGCAATCGACGACAAGGACCGGATCTACGTCTCCAACATGGCCGACAACGGCATCCAGGAGGTCGATCCCGCGACCGGCCAGGCGCGGCAGGTCATCATCGGCAAGCTCGCTTTGCCCGGCGGCATCGGCGTCACGTCGGAGAACGGCAAGGATACGATCCACGTCGCCGACGTGTTCGCCTATCGCACGGTGGACGGCGCGACCGGCGAGGTCACCGAGAAGGCCCGCATGCACGCCGCCGGCGTCACGCTCGAATATCCGATGAGCGCGACGGCGAAGGGCAACGATGTGGTCCTGTCGAGCTGGTTCACCGGCACGGTGCAGGTGATCGACGGTAAGACCGGCGCCACGCGCGACATGCTGCACGGCTTCAAGGCGCCGCATGACGCGCTCGTGCTCGCGGACGGCAGCATCCTGGTGGCCGAGCTCGGCACCAAATCGCTGGTCCGCGTCAGCGGCGAGCACGGCAAGGACCGCACCACGCTGATCGGCGGACTCGAGGGTCCGGTCGGGCTGGTCGCCGGATCGCGCGGCGAGGTCTATGCCACCGAAGCCTTTTCCGGCGTCGTCTCGATGATCGAGAGCAACGGCGAGAAGACGGTCATCGCCAAGGACCTGAAAATGCCCGAAGGCATCGCACGCGCCAGCGACGGCAAGCTGATCGTGGCGGAGGTCGGCGCGAAGCGGTTGATCGAGATCGCACCGGAGAGCGGCACGATCACCGAGATCGCGGCCAATCTCCCGATCGGCCTGAGCGGTGCGCCCGGAGGGCTGCCGACGCATATCCCGACGGGCGTTGGCATCGGGGAATCCGGCACGATCTATTTCTCTTCTGACATCGAGAACGCGATCTACAAGGTCACGAAGAAATAA